The Pseudomonas iranensis genome includes a window with the following:
- a CDS encoding HlyD family type I secretion periplasmic adaptor subunit — MSSASMNTENEASMEHAYLTERPKRDAKFFARLGWILAIVGAGSFFTWAALAPLDQGIPVQGTVVVSGKRKAVQSMSSGVVSRILVREGQIVKQGQPLFRLDQTQVAADVQSLQAQYRMAWASLARWQAERDNLKQVTFPPELSNDPDPRLALVLEGQRQLFSSRREAFSREQAALRANIEGATAQLAGMRRARSDLNAQASSLQQQLSNLQPLADNGYIPRNRLMDYQRQLSQVQQQLAENTGESGRVEQGILESRLKLQQHGEEYQKEVRTQLADAQLKSVTLSEQLTSAGFDLQHSEILATADGVAVNLGVHTEGAVVRQGETLLEIVPQGTTLEVEGHLPINLIDKVGTHLPVDILFTAFNQSKTPRVPGEVSLISADQMVDEKTGVPYYVLRSSVSDQAMEKLNGLVIKPGMPAEMFVRTGERSLLNYLFKPLLDRAGSALTEE; from the coding sequence ATGAGCAGCGCCAGCATGAACACTGAAAACGAAGCGAGCATGGAACACGCCTACCTCACCGAGCGCCCGAAACGCGATGCGAAATTCTTCGCGCGCCTGGGCTGGATTCTGGCCATCGTCGGCGCTGGCAGCTTCTTCACTTGGGCCGCACTGGCGCCGCTGGATCAGGGCATTCCAGTGCAGGGCACCGTGGTGGTGTCGGGCAAACGCAAGGCTGTGCAGTCGATGAGCAGCGGCGTGGTCAGCCGGATTCTGGTGCGCGAAGGCCAGATCGTGAAGCAGGGCCAGCCGTTGTTTCGCCTCGATCAGACGCAAGTGGCTGCCGACGTGCAATCGCTGCAGGCGCAGTACCGCATGGCCTGGGCCAGCCTCGCGCGCTGGCAGGCCGAGCGCGACAACCTCAAACAAGTGACCTTTCCGCCTGAATTGAGCAACGACCCGGACCCGCGCCTGGCGCTGGTGCTGGAAGGCCAGCGGCAACTGTTCAGCAGCCGCCGCGAAGCGTTCTCCCGGGAGCAAGCGGCACTGCGCGCCAACATCGAAGGCGCCACCGCACAACTGGCCGGCATGCGCCGCGCCCGAAGCGACCTCAATGCCCAGGCCAGCTCCCTGCAGCAACAATTGAGCAACCTGCAACCGCTGGCCGACAACGGCTACATCCCGCGCAACCGCTTGATGGACTACCAGCGGCAACTGTCGCAAGTGCAGCAGCAGTTGGCGGAAAACACCGGCGAAAGCGGGCGCGTGGAGCAGGGCATCCTTGAGTCGCGCCTGAAGTTGCAGCAGCACGGCGAGGAATACCAGAAGGAAGTGCGTACGCAACTGGCCGATGCGCAGCTGAAAAGCGTGACGCTGTCCGAACAGCTGACCTCCGCCGGTTTCGACCTGCAGCACAGCGAAATCCTCGCCACCGCCGATGGCGTGGCAGTCAACCTCGGTGTGCACACCGAAGGCGCCGTGGTGCGTCAGGGCGAAACCCTGCTGGAGATCGTTCCCCAAGGCACCACCCTGGAAGTGGAAGGGCACTTGCCGATCAACCTGATCGACAAGGTCGGCACGCATCTGCCGGTGGACATTCTGTTTACCGCGTTCAACCAGAGCAAAACCCCGCGCGTGCCCGGCGAAGTCAGTCTGATCTCCGCCGACCAGATGGTCGACGAGAAAACCGGCGTGCCGTATTACGTGTTGCGCAGCAGCGTCAGTGATCAGGCGATGGAAAAGCTCAACGGCCTGGTGATCAAGCCCGGCATGCCGGCGGAAATGTTCGTGCGCACCGGTGAGCGTTCACTCCTCAACTACCTGTTCAAACCGCTGCTTGATCGCGCCGGTTCTGCGTTGACCGAGGAATAA